A window of Hymenobacter aerilatus contains these coding sequences:
- a CDS encoding tetratricopeptide repeat protein has protein sequence MDNTPSRLSQLLAFYADDPNDAFTIYALATEYRASDPQKAMEYYQTLLDEHPEYVGTYYHAGKLLAQLEKPDEAEKVFRKGLQVSRKAGQMHAASELQQALNQHLGLDYEDEV, from the coding sequence ATGGATAACACACCTAGCCGCCTTTCGCAACTCCTCGCTTTCTACGCCGACGACCCGAATGATGCCTTCACGATCTACGCGCTGGCCACCGAATACCGGGCGTCGGACCCGCAAAAAGCCATGGAATATTATCAAACGTTGCTGGATGAGCATCCCGAGTATGTGGGTACGTATTATCACGCCGGAAAGCTGCTGGCTCAACTAGAAAAGCCCGACGAAGCCGAAAAAGTTTTCCGCAAAGGCTTGCAAGTAAGCCGCAAGGCTGGCCAGATGCACGCCGCCAGTGAGTTGCAGCAAGCTCTCAACCAGCACTTGGGCTTAGACTATGAGGACGAGGTGTAA
- a CDS encoding sensor histidine kinase, protein MTIRNRLTLLFLSMVAVILAVALTVAYVLQARYSQREFRQRLRDRAEVTGYIFLEQDEMRAGAFRSFQQRYLQALNNEVLQIYDSDHRARFLEEDESVTLSDKLLARIVVDGEMYFTIGPRQAIGVFYHDNQGDYIIVAAAENKLGKARLQNLALILSLTFVGSLAVIYVAGRIFAGRALAPIAAVNDQVDRITARDLHLRVDEGLSHEQDEIARLATTFNRMLTRLEDSFEAQRTFVSNASHELRTPLTATIGEVQVLLKRDREPAEYREALASVLAELQQLKTLFNDLLELTQAETSSLHTDDIRLDELLWEAREALLPEMRRRVHIHLEALPAEPEALEIKGNRQLLTRALINLLDNALKYSGEAPVEVTFRYTSEAIRIQIQDQGIGIAEKDLANIFQPFFRAANARGVVGHGVGLPLARKIIELHQGQLHITSALHQGTSAEVAFVA, encoded by the coding sequence ATGACCATCCGCAACCGTCTGACGCTCTTGTTTCTCAGCATGGTGGCCGTTATTCTGGCAGTAGCACTCACGGTGGCGTATGTACTGCAAGCCCGGTACTCGCAGCGCGAGTTTCGGCAGCGCCTGCGCGACCGGGCAGAGGTGACGGGCTATATTTTTTTGGAGCAAGACGAAATGCGGGCCGGGGCTTTTCGGTCGTTTCAGCAACGCTATTTGCAGGCGCTGAACAACGAGGTGCTCCAGATTTATGACTCCGACCACCGGGCGCGTTTTCTGGAAGAAGACGAAAGCGTGACGCTCTCCGATAAGCTGCTGGCCCGCATTGTGGTAGATGGCGAAATGTACTTTACCATTGGCCCGCGGCAGGCTATTGGGGTGTTCTACCACGACAACCAAGGCGACTATATTATAGTAGCGGCGGCCGAAAACAAGCTGGGTAAAGCTCGACTGCAAAACCTTGCCCTGATTTTGTCGCTGACGTTTGTAGGCAGCCTAGCCGTTATCTACGTGGCCGGGCGAATCTTTGCGGGGCGGGCGCTGGCCCCTATTGCGGCCGTAAACGACCAGGTAGACCGCATCACAGCCCGTGACCTGCACTTGCGGGTAGACGAAGGCCTGAGCCACGAGCAGGATGAAATTGCCCGCCTGGCCACCACCTTCAACCGCATGCTAACGCGCTTGGAAGACAGCTTTGAGGCGCAGCGCACGTTCGTCAGCAATGCCTCGCATGAGTTGCGCACTCCACTCACGGCCACCATCGGCGAGGTGCAGGTGCTCTTGAAGCGTGACCGGGAGCCGGCTGAGTACCGCGAGGCGCTGGCGTCGGTGCTGGCGGAGCTACAGCAACTAAAAACCCTGTTTAATGACTTGCTGGAGCTTACGCAGGCAGAAACCAGCAGCCTTCATACCGACGATATTCGCCTAGATGAGTTGCTGTGGGAAGCCCGGGAGGCCTTGCTGCCCGAGATGCGACGGCGCGTGCACATTCATCTGGAGGCCCTTCCCGCCGAGCCAGAAGCGCTGGAAATTAAAGGCAATCGTCAGCTGCTCACCCGCGCTCTAATCAATCTGCTGGACAACGCACTGAAGTACTCGGGCGAAGCGCCTGTGGAAGTCACGTTTCGCTACACCAGCGAGGCCATCCGGATCCAGATTCAGGACCAGGGTATTGGCATTGCCGAGAAAGACTTGGCCAACATCTTCCAGCCTTTCTTTCGGGCGGCCAATGCGCGGGGTGTTGTAGGGCATGGGGTAGGCTTACCCTTGGCACGTAAGATTATCGAGCTTCACCAAGGACAGTTGCACATCACTTCTGCGCTGCACCAAGGCACATCGGCGGAAGTAGCTTTCGTTGCTTAA
- a CDS encoding response regulator transcription factor, translated as MKILLVEDEPKVSAFIRRGLEEEQYEVEVAYDGTFGQRLALSHAYDLIILDVILPNQSGLDVLKAIRQQDQQVPVLMLTALGTTTDKLHGFDGGADDYLVKPFDFAELLARVKVLTRRRGQTTKGAVLTLADLNLDTAAKTVTRSGQPIKLTAREFNLLELFMRNRGRVLSRAEIAENSWEESFDSGSNVIDVYVNYLRNKIDKNFPTKLIHTVVGMGYVLREEG; from the coding sequence ATGAAAATCCTACTAGTCGAAGATGAGCCGAAGGTGTCCGCGTTTATCCGGCGGGGGCTGGAGGAGGAGCAGTACGAGGTGGAAGTAGCTTACGATGGCACCTTCGGACAGCGCTTGGCGCTTTCGCATGCCTACGACCTAATTATTCTGGATGTGATCCTACCCAACCAGAGCGGCCTGGATGTACTGAAGGCCATACGGCAGCAAGATCAGCAAGTGCCGGTGTTGATGCTCACGGCCCTGGGCACTACCACCGACAAGCTCCACGGCTTCGATGGTGGCGCGGATGACTACCTCGTGAAACCCTTTGATTTTGCGGAATTGCTGGCCCGCGTGAAAGTGCTGACGCGCCGCCGCGGGCAGACGACCAAAGGGGCCGTACTCACCCTAGCCGACCTCAACCTTGATACAGCTGCCAAAACCGTTACGCGCAGTGGCCAGCCCATCAAGCTCACAGCCCGCGAGTTCAACCTGTTGGAGCTATTCATGCGCAACCGCGGCCGGGTACTCAGCCGCGCCGAAATTGCCGAAAACTCTTGGGAAGAGTCCTTCGACTCCGGCTCCAACGTCATCGACGTGTACGTGAACTACCTGCGCAATAAGATCGACAAGAACTTTCCGACTAAGCTTATTCACACAGTAGTAGGCATGGGCTATGTGCTGCGCGAAGAGGGGTAG